ACGTGGTCTTACTGACGGTCAGAAGCTGGTCCTGCAAAAACTCAGGGACGGCAAGGAAAGTGTACGTACCCATAACAGGACAATGATTATTTTCCCTGAAATGGTAGGTAAACAAATCGAAGTATACACTGGAAAAGAATTTGTGAAGGTCGAAATTCAGCCTGAAATGGTCGGCCACAGGTTCGGTGAATTCGCTCCAACCCGCAGCCGTGTATCCCACGGAAGTGCCGGTGTAGGTGCAACTCGTTCCAGTAAATTTGTGCCATTGAAGTAAGGTGATGTAAATGGCAAGAATAAAATACAGTACTGAACTCGAACCTGAAACCAGCTCCAAGTCAATGGGCTCCGAGTTGCACATTTCTCCTAAGAAATCAAGGGAACTCTGCAAGGCCCTCAAAGGAATGCGTTCAACAGTTGCAAGAAAGTATCTGGAAGACGTCATTGAAATGAAGAGAGCTGTTCCATTCAGGAAACACAACGACAGCCTCGGACACAAGAAGGGTCCAATGGCAGCAGGTCGTTATCCGGTGAAAGTGGCACAGGAAATGCTCAAACTGCTGACAAACGCAGAGAGCAACGCTGAGTACAAAGGGCTTGAACCTGCACGCATGCACATCGCACACATTTCAGCAAAGAGAGGTCGTGTGATTCATGGAATGCGTCCAAGAGCTCGTGGTAGAGC
The window above is part of the Methanohalophilus levihalophilus genome. Proteins encoded here:
- a CDS encoding 30S ribosomal protein S19, encoding MAKKSSSRLPKRKGEYLFRGKTIEQLKELSIEEFAELLPARQRRSIKRGLTDGQKLVLQKLRDGKESVRTHNRTMIIFPEMVGKQIEVYTGKEFVKVEIQPEMVGHRFGEFAPTRSRVSHGSAGVGATRSSKFVPLK
- a CDS encoding 50S ribosomal protein L22, with protein sequence MARIKYSTELEPETSSKSMGSELHISPKKSRELCKALKGMRSTVARKYLEDVIEMKRAVPFRKHNDSLGHKKGPMAAGRYPVKVAQEMLKLLTNAESNAEYKGLEPARMHIAHISAKRGRVIHGMRPRARGRASPKNTETVNIEMILSEVR